One window of the Myxococcales bacterium genome contains the following:
- a CDS encoding transcriptional regulator, with the protein MKPEPSNIEKVRAALQSRGGVMRYSEIIATGVPERAFRTMVSEGLLERVARGVYRLADLPPLSAPDLAAVAARVPSGVICLISALSFHELTTQIPHEVYVALENHAWTPRIDFPPVRVFWYTGRAFTEGIEEHRVDEFTVRVYSPEKTVADCFKFRNKIGLDVALEALKLYRERRKINVDKLMEYARVCRVERIMRPYLEAIL; encoded by the coding sequence ATGAAGCCAGAACCGTCCAACATCGAGAAGGTGAGAGCAGCGCTTCAAAGTCGAGGCGGCGTGATGCGCTACTCGGAGATCATCGCTACCGGAGTCCCGGAACGCGCGTTCCGGACGATGGTTTCGGAGGGACTCCTCGAACGGGTTGCACGCGGCGTCTATCGTCTGGCTGATCTACCGCCGCTGAGCGCTCCCGATCTTGCCGCTGTCGCCGCACGAGTGCCTTCCGGCGTGATCTGCTTGATCTCGGCGCTCTCGTTTCACGAGCTGACGACCCAGATACCCCATGAGGTCTACGTTGCCCTGGAGAACCACGCTTGGACGCCACGGATCGACTTTCCGCCGGTGCGCGTCTTCTGGTACACCGGGCGAGCTTTCACCGAAGGGATCGAAGAACACCGGGTCGACGAGTTCACCGTTCGCGTCTACTCGCCGGAGAAGACAGTGGCCGACTGCTTCAAGTTTCGCAATAAGATCGGCCTCGATGTTGCGCTTGAAGCCCTCAAGCTCTACCGCGAACGCCGGAAGATCAACGTCGACAAGCTCATGGAGTACGCGCGGGTCTGCCGCGTGGAGAGGATCATGCGGCCCTACCTGGAAGCCATTCTATGA
- a CDS encoding nucleotidyl transferase AbiEii/AbiGii toxin family protein — protein MTAKEQKKDLAASVRQRLLNAAQETSTPFDEVLLRYAMERFLYRLSRSAYASRFVLKGALLLDTWGAALYRPTRDIDLLGRLHNDPEEIASAVKAICIQPVEPDGLVFDADSVRAVRITEEAVYEGVRVSFKGELARARITMQIDIGFGDAVVPAPAKIMLPARFDLPPVRMQGYTRDSVIAEKFETMMKLGIINSRLKDYYDIWLLSQRFEFDGERVATAIKTTFARRGTEFRLRPTALSEKFVTDPTKVAQWTALRRKARLDDAPASLDAIITRLRRFLGPIIKALVEGKTYSGTWPPGGPWK, from the coding sequence ATGACGGCGAAGGAGCAGAAGAAGGACCTGGCGGCGTCAGTACGGCAGCGCCTGCTCAACGCGGCGCAGGAGACATCGACTCCCTTCGACGAAGTGCTGCTTCGCTACGCGATGGAGCGCTTCCTCTACCGCCTATCACGGTCGGCCTACGCCAGCCGCTTCGTCCTCAAGGGTGCGCTGCTGCTTGATACTTGGGGCGCGGCGCTATATCGCCCGACCCGCGACATCGACCTTCTCGGTCGCCTGCACAACGATCCAGAAGAGATCGCCAGCGCCGTGAAGGCGATCTGCATCCAACCGGTCGAGCCGGACGGCCTCGTGTTCGATGCTGACAGCGTTAGGGCCGTGCGGATCACCGAGGAGGCCGTCTACGAAGGAGTGCGCGTCAGCTTCAAGGGTGAACTGGCCAGGGCGCGGATCACCATGCAGATCGACATAGGTTTCGGCGATGCGGTAGTTCCGGCTCCGGCCAAGATCATGCTGCCTGCAAGGTTCGACCTTCCGCCGGTAAGGATGCAGGGTTACACGCGCGATAGCGTCATCGCCGAGAAGTTCGAGACGATGATGAAGCTCGGGATCATCAACAGCCGCCTCAAGGACTACTACGACATCTGGTTGCTCTCGCAGCGGTTCGAGTTCGACGGGGAGAGAGTTGCGACGGCGATCAAGACGACCTTCGCCCGTCGTGGCACCGAGTTCAGACTGCGGCCGACGGCGTTGTCGGAGAAGTTCGTGACCGACCCGACGAAAGTCGCGCAGTGGACTGCGCTTCGGCGGAAGGCACGGCTCGATGACGCTCCCGCGAGCCTCGACGCGATCATCACCCGACTGCGGAGGTTCCTCGGGCCGATCATCAAGGCACTGGTCGAAGGGAAGACCTACTCCGGCACTTGGCCACCTGGTGGCCCTTGGAAGTAG